The Methanocella arvoryzae MRE50 genome includes a region encoding these proteins:
- a CDS encoding OB-fold nucleic acid binding domain-containing protein has protein sequence MELQKSELAVILLLLLSTLAVGFVYLAATPSSLIPSAKTSHDGSVTIEGTLLHKETTYTGKHVLMTVKTIDGPIAVFIPANSDCYSTASKVEPGAILLITGKEQEYNGEPEIVASAIQIKL, from the coding sequence ATGGAATTGCAAAAATCTGAACTCGCAGTCATACTCCTGCTTCTGCTCTCCACCCTCGCAGTCGGGTTCGTATACCTGGCAGCAACCCCTTCCTCCCTGATCCCCTCGGCTAAGACCAGCCACGATGGATCTGTGACCATAGAGGGAACACTGCTCCACAAAGAGACCACTTACACGGGCAAGCATGTGCTCATGACGGTCAAAACTATCGACGGCCCAATAGCGGTATTTATCCCTGCCAACAGCGATTGCTATAGCACTGCGTCAAAAGTGGAGCCAGGGGCTATACTTCTCATTACCGGTAAAGAGCAAGAATATAATGGGGAGCCAGAGATCGTGGCGAGTGCGATTCAGATCAAGCTATGA
- a CDS encoding glycosyltransferase, with translation MQASQTQTTVHPEPEDSGKVRDIKVSVIIPTMNEPAISKVVNETRQALKHYVTEIIVVDKSTDDTPKKARKAGARVITQEQIGYGNAYLLGFRHVSPDADIVVMMDGDYTYDPYEIPLLIDPIVDGYADIVLGNRFGHMEEGAMNVRNRMGNGLITATINVLYKLRLRDSQSGFRAMSRTAMEMMEITSEGMPFASEMIIDARKKSIRIAEVPIRYRQRVGVPKLKAYKDGSLILGLVIRMVRDYNPLTIFLPIGGLLMLGGVIAWAFVVQEWLQTGIISRFASVVGGTMLFLAGLQIVFFGLLADIILVALRSRR, from the coding sequence ATGCAGGCGTCGCAAACTCAGACGACAGTACACCCGGAACCTGAAGATTCAGGCAAGGTAAGGGACATTAAAGTATCGGTCATCATACCCACGATGAATGAGCCCGCCATCAGCAAGGTCGTGAACGAGACCAGGCAGGCGCTGAAACACTATGTCACTGAAATCATCGTAGTGGATAAGTCCACTGACGATACGCCCAAGAAAGCACGTAAAGCCGGCGCAAGAGTGATCACCCAGGAACAGATCGGCTACGGCAACGCATACCTCCTCGGTTTCAGGCACGTCAGCCCTGATGCTGATATCGTCGTCATGATGGACGGCGACTACACTTACGATCCTTACGAAATACCCCTCCTCATCGACCCGATCGTGGACGGCTACGCGGACATAGTCCTTGGCAACCGGTTCGGCCACATGGAAGAAGGGGCAATGAACGTCCGCAACAGGATGGGAAACGGCCTGATCACCGCTACGATCAACGTGCTCTACAAACTGAGGCTGCGCGACTCCCAGTCAGGTTTCAGGGCCATGAGCCGCACTGCCATGGAAATGATGGAGATCACATCCGAAGGCATGCCGTTCGCCAGCGAGATGATCATTGACGCAAGGAAAAAGTCCATCCGCATCGCAGAAGTGCCTATCAGATACAGGCAGCGCGTCGGAGTTCCGAAGCTCAAGGCATACAAAGACGGATCGCTGATCCTGGGCCTGGTTATCCGGATGGTCCGGGACTACAACCCGCTCACCATTTTCCTGCCGATCGGCGGACTGCTGATGCTCGGCGGCGTGATCGCCTGGGCCTTCGTCGTGCAGGAGTGGCTGCAGACGGGCATCATCAGCAGGTTCGCCTCAGTAGTAGGCGGCACCATGCTATTCCTCGCAGGGCTGCAGATAGTGTTTTTCGGGCTGCTGGCCGACATCATTCTCGTAGCGCTGCGGTCCAGACGATAG
- a CDS encoding cation:proton antiporter, which yields MLDTDLLLLILLALAGGKILGMISERLGFPSIIGELTVGIVMVLLLPGMVHEYETDLEFMANLGVMFMMFIMGLSINIETVMKANARSATAITLIGASLVFVTAAFFTLVTGLAMGQEFYYSLAQACIIGIALTSTSTVIGFRYLTAIGDRFSNVFKTLVAVEVTDGIFSIVLLAVFLSVIGVYTTMVAGGGADLGKLLSEIGWSSFKLLLLILGFMILVIKFGGKVANWMLGITRKEGENDTIITLSLVLLFGVAWLSEWLQLTPVIGAFLAGAILAGSPFSETVIAPKIKAVGYGLFIPIFFAFIGMKMDFGAIFGGASLNVLGIGIPYYFLLFLLLLGGVLVSKYAGAIIGCAYAGGFKPFEAGKIGSSAVCVGEDTLVIAQIGSTVLFAAGTAEGQPLVTSQLFSVLGLLIIATSIITPFLLNVTFSKSRSQTPPIRSRHRHRTRGGGL from the coding sequence GTGTTAGACACCGATCTTCTATTGCTGATACTGCTGGCACTGGCCGGCGGTAAAATCCTGGGGATGATCTCCGAACGGTTAGGCTTCCCCTCCATCATCGGCGAGCTGACAGTGGGCATCGTCATGGTGCTCCTCCTGCCGGGCATGGTACACGAATATGAAACAGACCTCGAGTTCATGGCGAACCTGGGCGTCATGTTTATGATGTTCATCATGGGCCTGTCCATCAACATCGAGACTGTGATGAAGGCGAACGCCAGGAGCGCCACTGCGATCACCCTGATAGGCGCGTCGCTGGTCTTCGTGACGGCCGCGTTCTTCACCCTCGTCACAGGCCTGGCCATGGGTCAGGAGTTCTACTATTCGCTGGCGCAGGCATGCATCATAGGCATCGCGCTGACCTCCACATCCACCGTCATCGGCTTCAGGTACCTGACAGCCATCGGCGACCGGTTCTCCAACGTCTTCAAAACCCTCGTGGCTGTCGAAGTGACCGACGGCATCTTCTCGATAGTGCTCCTGGCTGTATTCCTCTCCGTCATCGGCGTCTACACGACTATGGTGGCCGGTGGCGGAGCGGACTTAGGAAAGCTGCTGTCGGAGATCGGCTGGTCTTCGTTCAAGCTGCTCCTCCTCATCCTCGGCTTCATGATCCTTGTGATCAAGTTCGGGGGCAAAGTCGCCAACTGGATGCTGGGCATCACCCGCAAAGAAGGCGAGAACGACACGATCATCACCCTGTCGCTGGTCCTCCTCTTCGGGGTAGCCTGGCTGAGCGAGTGGCTCCAGCTTACGCCCGTGATCGGCGCGTTCCTCGCGGGCGCCATCCTGGCCGGATCGCCGTTCTCAGAGACCGTCATCGCCCCGAAGATCAAGGCAGTCGGCTACGGGCTGTTCATCCCCATCTTCTTCGCCTTCATAGGCATGAAGATGGACTTCGGAGCCATCTTCGGCGGAGCCTCGCTGAACGTGCTGGGAATCGGCATACCGTACTACTTCCTGCTCTTCCTGCTGCTCCTGGGAGGCGTGCTCGTATCCAAGTACGCAGGAGCAATCATAGGCTGTGCCTACGCCGGGGGATTCAAGCCCTTCGAGGCCGGCAAGATCGGCAGCTCGGCAGTCTGCGTCGGGGAAGACACCCTGGTGATCGCCCAGATCGGCTCCACCGTGCTCTTCGCCGCCGGCACGGCAGAAGGCCAGCCCCTCGTGACGAGCCAGCTATTCTCAGTACTGGGACTCCTCATCATAGCCACCTCGATCATCACGCCATTCCTCCTGAACGTCACGTTCAGCAAGAGCAGATCACAGACACCCCCCATCCGCAGCAGGCACAGACACCGGACCAGAGGCGGAGGCCTGTAA
- a CDS encoding MFS transporter, translating into MLSFNRNVKLFLAQVFIMGIYTGIYGIVFNLHILELGFKTDFLGLMLSVSLLAASIASVPAGFLCDRFDHKKILVGSTFLSALAVLPLFISSSPPVLLVASALGGMLGSISTVCATPFLTENCERDEAVHVFSASAALGWAASVVGAALGGLVPMIWPLLHLQANRYQLTLIASVVLLFAGCAMLLFLKGGKCTRRHTTKPFSITKVRPSPETLKFAAISVIIGLGSGMVVPYFNVYFTKIIRASIFETGVIFAVANIFMVAGFIFIPYLAEKIGRARSAVITQAASLPFLILMAITTNLMAASAAYIMRMMLMNMAGPATTSLQMEVIHPEERGFAVGLISTGNSLAVAASTYVSGLLMVGGNYVLPFTITCIAYLAAAGLLYYFFGHRERRQNPGSTTA; encoded by the coding sequence ATGTTAAGCTTCAACCGGAACGTCAAACTGTTCCTGGCCCAGGTGTTCATCATGGGCATCTATACGGGCATCTACGGTATCGTATTCAACCTGCATATCCTGGAGTTGGGCTTCAAGACCGATTTCCTCGGGCTGATGCTCTCCGTATCTCTGCTCGCAGCCTCGATAGCATCGGTGCCGGCCGGCTTCCTGTGCGATCGCTTCGACCACAAAAAAATCCTGGTCGGCTCGACCTTCCTGTCTGCACTGGCAGTGCTGCCTCTCTTCATATCGTCCTCTCCGCCGGTCCTGCTGGTGGCCAGCGCTCTCGGCGGCATGCTGGGATCTATCAGCACCGTCTGCGCTACGCCCTTCCTGACCGAGAACTGCGAGAGAGACGAGGCGGTCCACGTGTTCAGCGCCAGCGCGGCGCTGGGATGGGCTGCCTCGGTGGTCGGCGCCGCCCTCGGCGGCCTGGTACCCATGATCTGGCCTTTGCTGCACCTGCAGGCAAACCGCTACCAGCTCACGCTTATCGCCTCGGTCGTGCTGCTGTTCGCGGGCTGTGCAATGCTGTTGTTCCTCAAGGGCGGCAAATGTACCAGAAGGCACACCACGAAGCCGTTCTCGATAACGAAGGTGCGGCCGTCCCCGGAAACGCTCAAGTTTGCGGCGATCAGCGTCATCATCGGCCTCGGATCCGGCATGGTCGTCCCATACTTCAACGTGTACTTCACTAAGATCATCCGGGCGAGCATCTTCGAGACCGGGGTGATCTTCGCCGTCGCCAACATCTTCATGGTAGCCGGCTTCATCTTCATCCCCTACCTGGCTGAAAAGATCGGCAGAGCCCGCTCGGCGGTCATCACTCAGGCGGCGTCGCTGCCCTTCCTGATCCTGATGGCGATCACGACTAACCTGATGGCTGCTTCGGCCGCGTACATCATGCGTATGATGCTGATGAACATGGCCGGCCCGGCGACGACCAGCCTGCAGATGGAAGTCATTCATCCGGAGGAGCGAGGGTTCGCCGTAGGCCTGATTTCTACGGGGAACAGCCTCGCGGTCGCCGCCAGCACCTACGTCAGCGGCCTGCTCATGGTCGGCGGGAACTACGTGCTGCCGTTCACCATCACCTGCATCGCGTACCTCGCGGCAGCCGGGCTATTATACTACTTCTTCGGCCACCGTGAGCGCCGGCAAAACCCGGGCTCCACGACGGCATGA
- a CDS encoding DUF7847 domain-containing protein, translating to MDDFTSALRRGLSGTVKSPVLIVAGLLSGLVMAVTLIQYGPLNSVVNSTQPDLIETILVLGVSTVLPMFAMPFILGGALGCAVAQSTGGKASWGLFFETGRKHYLNMLMAGIAAWLVYYFLSLLMIVLIIMGSASPLFMFLLVLIGGAALFFGLMFIEFYDISIVAGKVDFIRSFGESIGFVRKHVAIVIPFFIIVVALKTLVQLPLLTAYLLKGISIIAANLTYYDNGTVNSTLLNETVNSTTAALQTISFSAPSLLAIMLLQGLVQSIVFAFLISCKAEFYQWAKNIKKITDFDYDFSADRQ from the coding sequence ATGGACGACTTTACCTCGGCCCTTCGTAGAGGGCTTTCGGGCACCGTGAAAAGCCCGGTGCTTATAGTGGCAGGCCTGCTTTCCGGCCTGGTAATGGCAGTTACCCTGATCCAGTACGGCCCCCTGAACAGCGTCGTCAACTCGACTCAGCCAGATTTAATCGAGACTATCCTCGTCCTCGGAGTTTCCACTGTACTGCCCATGTTCGCCATGCCTTTTATCCTCGGCGGCGCTCTCGGTTGCGCGGTAGCTCAATCTACGGGTGGCAAGGCAAGCTGGGGCCTCTTTTTCGAGACCGGCAGAAAGCACTACCTGAACATGCTGATGGCAGGCATCGCCGCCTGGCTGGTCTACTATTTCCTGTCCCTCCTAATGATAGTCCTTATCATCATGGGCTCCGCATCTCCGCTTTTCATGTTTCTCCTCGTCCTCATCGGCGGCGCCGCCCTGTTCTTCGGCCTCATGTTCATCGAGTTCTACGACATCTCCATCGTGGCCGGCAAAGTGGACTTCATCAGGTCTTTCGGGGAGAGCATCGGCTTTGTCAGAAAACACGTGGCCATCGTCATACCCTTCTTTATCATTGTCGTGGCACTAAAAACGCTGGTGCAGCTGCCGCTGCTGACCGCCTACCTGCTGAAAGGCATCTCCATCATCGCGGCAAACCTCACCTACTACGACAATGGTACGGTTAATTCCACTCTCCTAAACGAGACTGTCAACTCCACCACGGCTGCCCTGCAAACCATCAGCTTCAGCGCCCCATCGCTCCTTGCTATCATGCTGCTGCAGGGGCTGGTACAGTCCATCGTATTCGCCTTCCTCATATCCTGCAAGGCCGAATTCTACCAGTGGGCGAAGAATATTAAGAAGATCACCGACTTCGACTACGACTTCTCTGCCGATCGGCAGTAA
- a CDS encoding methyl-accepting chemotaxis protein, producing MLTSIMAIMTGGISRNGAGRMNSAYYEKILSYIPDPIMVRDADRNIIYANKAAFALTGRGEHEGFKCDRFMCNNIPAGYCDSSCPIEKAYRSGQKEVIQDVKLKNAHGDVMYGQLTAIVMTDDKGNFVGGMEIIRDTTAQRKEELAAKEQAEHIRNLIKEIPASLIISDNNHVVTHASNGFSAFTGKSVDEMIGKKIKDVLGVKSDTVLDIVIDTHKSVLNEERKIPTGKGQFQPVLISAIPVKDAKGNYIGGIELIQNIQALKDKENEIKAQLEYNSRMSARLISGIEAIASGDLNVVLAKERDDDFGRTIDAYNHLVNDLKALILEVKANADETRIKAKEIADSAEQMSTSIQQVAAASNEISQGSENLARLSEEASQRVRETNLLFKKLTDNATKSASLANEGAKKAKEVGNEAANVSSGMKNIRIAVSETTEVVSGLNNAVKEIGKVTDTIKSIADQTNLLALNAAIEAARAGEHGRGFAVVAEEVRKLADESRKSTERINNLIENVQHETDRVMQSIDKVTAESSEGEQVITGAMTKIQDVVASVDLINAVSSEVSDDVKKGSAALDSIAKSIESAAATAEETASSSEETSAAIEEQTAAVEELNASTQVLSDVSENTYKLLSEKFKIELPAGAGSAGSQKKRMHA from the coding sequence ATGTTAACCTCTATCATGGCAATAATGACAGGCGGCATAAGCCGTAATGGCGCTGGCAGGATGAATAGCGCCTACTATGAAAAGATCCTTTCCTACATCCCCGATCCTATCATGGTCAGGGATGCAGATCGGAACATCATTTACGCGAACAAAGCTGCTTTTGCGCTTACCGGCAGGGGGGAACACGAAGGGTTCAAGTGCGACCGTTTCATGTGTAACAATATCCCTGCAGGGTACTGCGATTCCAGCTGCCCGATAGAAAAAGCCTACCGCTCCGGCCAGAAAGAAGTGATTCAGGACGTCAAGCTCAAAAATGCCCACGGCGATGTCATGTATGGCCAGCTCACCGCCATCGTGATGACGGATGATAAAGGCAACTTTGTCGGCGGCATGGAGATCATCAGAGACACCACTGCCCAGCGGAAAGAGGAACTTGCTGCCAAAGAGCAGGCCGAGCATATCAGGAATCTCATCAAGGAGATCCCGGCCAGCCTCATCATCTCTGACAACAACCACGTGGTCACCCACGCCAGCAATGGCTTCTCGGCCTTTACCGGCAAGAGCGTCGATGAGATGATCGGCAAGAAGATCAAAGACGTGCTGGGTGTCAAGTCTGATACTGTGCTGGACATCGTCATCGATACTCATAAGAGCGTCCTAAACGAGGAGCGCAAGATACCGACCGGCAAAGGCCAGTTCCAGCCAGTCCTCATCTCCGCTATCCCTGTGAAGGACGCAAAGGGCAACTACATCGGCGGCATCGAGCTCATCCAGAATATTCAGGCTCTCAAGGATAAGGAAAACGAGATCAAGGCCCAGCTTGAGTACAACAGCCGGATGTCCGCCCGGCTCATCAGCGGCATCGAGGCGATCGCCAGCGGCGACCTGAATGTAGTCCTGGCTAAAGAGCGGGACGACGATTTCGGCCGGACCATAGACGCCTATAACCACCTGGTCAACGATCTGAAGGCGCTGATCCTCGAGGTAAAAGCAAACGCCGACGAGACGAGGATTAAGGCTAAGGAAATTGCGGACAGCGCCGAGCAGATGAGCACCAGCATTCAGCAGGTGGCCGCCGCATCCAACGAGATCTCGCAGGGCTCGGAGAACCTCGCCAGGCTGTCTGAAGAGGCATCCCAGAGAGTGAGGGAAACTAACCTGCTCTTCAAGAAGCTCACGGATAACGCCACTAAATCCGCCTCCCTGGCGAACGAAGGGGCAAAGAAAGCCAAGGAAGTGGGCAACGAGGCCGCTAACGTCTCCAGCGGCATGAAGAACATACGCATTGCTGTCAGCGAGACCACCGAGGTCGTCTCAGGCCTTAACAACGCCGTCAAGGAGATCGGAAAAGTCACCGACACGATCAAGAGCATCGCCGACCAGACGAACCTGCTCGCCTTGAACGCCGCCATCGAGGCCGCGAGGGCGGGAGAGCATGGCAGAGGCTTTGCCGTCGTGGCCGAAGAGGTCCGCAAGCTTGCCGACGAGTCCAGAAAGAGCACGGAGCGCATCAACAACCTGATCGAGAATGTGCAGCATGAGACCGACCGGGTCATGCAGTCCATCGACAAGGTCACTGCCGAATCGTCCGAAGGCGAGCAGGTGATCACCGGCGCGATGACGAAGATCCAGGATGTCGTGGCATCGGTCGACCTGATTAACGCTGTTAGCTCGGAGGTCTCGGACGACGTGAAGAAGGGCAGTGCTGCGCTTGATTCTATCGCGAAGAGCATAGAATCGGCCGCTGCTACCGCAGAAGAGACCGCCTCGTCGTCCGAAGAGACGAGCGCCGCCATCGAAGAGCAGACTGCGGCTGTGGAAGAGCTCAACGCCAGCACTCAGGTGCTTAGCGATGTCTCAGAGAATACGTACAAGCTGCTGTCTGAGAAGTTCAAGATCGAGCTGCCGGCGGGCGCCGGCTCTGCCGGATCGCAAAAGAAGCGGATGCATGCTTAA
- a CDS encoding DUF1328 domain-containing protein, producing MDGLIWLAVVFLVLALIAYVLGARGVAGFSMEIAKWLVIIFVILAVLVILFGGRVLLPAILLLG from the coding sequence ATGGATGGTCTGATTTGGTTAGCGGTAGTCTTTCTGGTACTGGCGCTGATCGCATACGTCCTCGGTGCACGAGGAGTGGCGGGGTTCAGCATGGAGATCGCAAAGTGGCTGGTCATCATATTCGTGATTCTGGCCGTGCTCGTCATCCTGTTTGGTGGCAGAGTGCTTTTGCCGGCAATCCTGCTGTTAGGCTGA
- a CDS encoding ferritin family protein, producing MSKLTNIMEATFKGETMEVGLYLAMAKKAELEGRADIAMYLKQLAWEEAGHACEVATMLGKIGDTKANLEMMHQGETMATKEKADAARIAREEGNQEAATFFDAASRDENRHRSGLEGFLKSI from the coding sequence ATGAGCAAGCTCACTAATATTATGGAAGCAACGTTTAAGGGAGAGACAATGGAAGTAGGCCTGTACCTAGCTATGGCGAAGAAAGCAGAGCTGGAAGGCCGGGCGGATATCGCCATGTACCTGAAACAGCTGGCCTGGGAAGAGGCGGGGCACGCCTGCGAAGTGGCGACGATGCTGGGCAAGATCGGCGACACAAAGGCCAACCTGGAGATGATGCACCAGGGCGAGACTATGGCTACCAAAGAAAAAGCCGACGCCGCGAGGATCGCCAGGGAAGAGGGAAACCAGGAGGCCGCCACGTTCTTCGATGCCGCGTCGAGAGACGAGAACAGGCACAGGTCTGGCCTTGAGGGTTTCCTCAAAAGCATCTGA
- a CDS encoding IS1634 family transposase, giving the protein MKSSVRVKRINGKEYLYEDTPYYDKEKKQIRHRSRYLGKNVDGKPVKKVKAPRNTYHYGEFLPLLDTVKKLGLEEILSEYLSDEKARMLLALSFNRVVRPLPFYQAASWYETTWLQNEWGLDLSGPRISELLSMIGESSIPDKFARRLIERDAPQGSLIYDITSISSYSRQIGLLEHGYNREHTGIRQVNMGLVIDKEKTIPLLYDVYPGSITDVSTLLNTVKKMRAMGVQDCTLILDRGFFSTGNIDELMKSTLKFVVPATYQLKTVKQLVSKMHRSINDPNNLHMYGKETLFVKSVELDVGEHCLKGYCYYSLRKEHGDEDSFYRKLHDLKARLERFELKKWMKPYHVFQETCAGYTQYFTWKLVEGRFQVKIKKNAVAQRVNKMGLYILFTNDTLSWDECLSTYKSRDLVEKGFDILKNDLEARPLNIQKESTLKGLLFVNFLSLILKMRLLRMMKDTGLHEKYTIDSLLFELEKIKKIELEDGTQVTTELTKKHKELLKPLGLCA; this is encoded by the coding sequence ATGAAGAGTAGTGTGAGGGTTAAACGGATCAACGGTAAGGAGTACCTGTACGAGGACACGCCATACTATGATAAGGAGAAAAAACAGATCCGGCATCGCTCACGCTATCTTGGTAAAAACGTTGATGGTAAACCGGTTAAGAAGGTTAAGGCTCCGAGGAACACGTATCATTACGGTGAGTTTTTACCGTTGCTCGATACGGTGAAGAAACTGGGATTGGAAGAGATCCTCTCCGAGTACCTCAGTGATGAGAAGGCCAGAATGCTTTTAGCGTTGAGCTTTAACCGGGTGGTCCGTCCCTTGCCGTTCTACCAGGCAGCGTCATGGTATGAGACTACATGGCTCCAGAATGAATGGGGACTGGACCTCTCGGGGCCACGGATCAGCGAACTCTTGTCTATGATCGGGGAGAGCAGCATACCAGATAAATTCGCCCGGAGATTGATTGAGAGGGATGCACCCCAGGGCTCTTTAATCTATGATATTACCAGCATATCCAGCTACTCCCGGCAGATCGGGTTGTTAGAGCATGGGTATAACCGGGAACATACTGGTATCAGACAAGTGAACATGGGCCTGGTTATAGATAAAGAGAAGACGATACCTCTGCTGTATGACGTCTACCCTGGAAGTATTACAGATGTGTCCACTCTTCTTAACACTGTTAAGAAGATGAGGGCGATGGGTGTTCAGGATTGTACTCTCATTCTTGACCGGGGGTTCTTCAGCACTGGCAATATCGACGAGCTCATGAAAAGCACTTTAAAATTCGTGGTTCCGGCCACATATCAACTGAAAACTGTCAAACAACTGGTATCCAAGATGCATCGTAGTATCAATGATCCTAACAATCTTCACATGTACGGTAAAGAAACCCTGTTCGTTAAAAGCGTAGAGTTGGATGTGGGAGAACACTGTTTGAAAGGCTATTGTTACTATAGTCTACGGAAAGAGCATGGCGACGAGGACTCGTTCTACAGGAAGCTGCATGACCTGAAAGCACGCCTGGAACGCTTCGAACTGAAAAAATGGATGAAACCCTACCACGTATTCCAGGAGACCTGCGCAGGGTACACGCAATACTTCACATGGAAACTGGTTGAGGGACGGTTCCAGGTAAAAATTAAGAAGAATGCTGTGGCTCAACGGGTAAACAAGATGGGATTGTACATCCTTTTCACTAATGATACCCTGTCATGGGATGAATGTCTCAGCACATATAAAAGCCGTGACCTGGTCGAAAAAGGATTCGACATCCTTAAGAACGACCTGGAAGCCAGACCCCTGAACATACAGAAAGAGAGCACGCTTAAAGGACTCCTGTTCGTAAATTTCCTGAGCCTCATCCTGAAAATGAGACTGCTCCGTATGATGAAAGACACCGGCCTCCACGAAAAATACACTATCGACTCATTGCTGTTCGAACTGGAAAAGATCAAGAAAATAGAACTTGAAGACGGCACCCAGGTGACCACCGAATTGACGAAAAAACACAAAGAACTCCTGAAACCACTAGGATTATGCGCCTAA
- a CDS encoding MFS transporter, whose product MKTEFIKNYVSTVASFNRNVRLLLLRTIAMGLYAGIHGLIFNFYILEMGYKTDFLGLLLSISLMASSAMSIPAGVLCDRFDRRKLLIISSVLAMAATLPVFLLRDPAVMLLFSAAGGIFGSVSAVCLTPILSDNCDRNGTVHVFSANASLGWIASVIGCALGGVLPGLMIAHLPIGRSGYQLTLLASMTLLAISCMFALLLKKGRTCADPSPITKPHKPKFRFSLKDLRPSPTVLKFTLTSVTFGVASGMIVPYFNVYFMKVLHMDVFQIGVISAAAGAFMLVGFIITPYLTAHIGKVRSAVFTKLISAPFVVLMAFTKDFVIAAGAYVVYMFLINMAGPATTSFQMEQIKKHEQGFAVGLMSTGSCLAVSASSFISGLLISHGNYTVPFILTCAGYIATAVLLYHYFKDVEAVPLLRPLAKAIAD is encoded by the coding sequence ATGAAAACGGAATTTATAAAAAACTACGTGAGTACGGTCGCCAGCTTCAACCGGAACGTCCGGCTATTGCTGCTCCGCACCATCGCTATGGGGCTTTACGCCGGTATTCACGGTCTCATCTTCAACTTCTACATTCTGGAGATGGGCTACAAGACGGACTTTTTAGGGCTGCTGCTCTCCATCTCTCTCATGGCTTCCTCCGCTATGTCCATCCCGGCCGGCGTTTTGTGCGACCGGTTCGATCGCCGGAAGCTGCTGATCATCTCCAGTGTGCTCGCTATGGCGGCTACCCTGCCGGTTTTCCTGTTGAGAGACCCCGCTGTGATGCTTCTGTTCAGCGCCGCAGGGGGAATCTTCGGCTCCGTCAGCGCGGTCTGCCTGACCCCGATCCTGTCTGACAACTGTGATCGTAACGGGACTGTCCATGTCTTCAGCGCCAACGCTTCGCTGGGCTGGATCGCTTCGGTGATAGGGTGCGCCCTCGGCGGAGTCCTGCCGGGCTTAATGATCGCCCACCTCCCCATAGGGCGTAGCGGATACCAGCTCACGCTGCTTGCCTCCATGACGCTGCTGGCCATAAGCTGCATGTTTGCGCTGCTGCTGAAAAAAGGAAGGACTTGTGCTGACCCGTCGCCCATTACTAAGCCGCATAAGCCGAAGTTCAGGTTCTCGCTCAAAGACCTGCGGCCGTCCCCGACGGTGCTGAAGTTCACCCTGACCAGCGTCACCTTCGGCGTCGCCTCGGGCATGATCGTGCCGTACTTCAACGTCTACTTCATGAAAGTGCTCCACATGGACGTGTTCCAGATCGGCGTCATCTCGGCGGCCGCCGGCGCCTTCATGCTGGTGGGCTTCATCATCACCCCGTACCTGACCGCACACATCGGCAAAGTCAGGTCCGCCGTGTTCACCAAGCTGATCTCGGCGCCGTTCGTGGTGCTGATGGCCTTCACCAAGGACTTCGTGATCGCTGCCGGCGCCTACGTTGTCTACATGTTCCTGATCAACATGGCCGGCCCGGCGACGACCAGCTTCCAGATGGAGCAGATCAAGAAGCACGAGCAGGGCTTCGCTGTAGGGCTGATGTCCACCGGCAGCTGCCTCGCCGTATCCGCCAGCTCGTTTATCAGCGGCCTGCTGATCTCCCACGGGAACTATACCGTGCCGTTTATCCTTACCTGCGCCGGCTACATAGCCACCGCGGTGCTGCTCTACCACTATTTCAAGGATGTGGAGGCCGTACCTCTGCTCCGGCCGCTGGCCAAAGCCATTGCAGATTAG